Proteins from one Gemmatimonas sp. genomic window:
- the csy1 gene encoding type I-F CRISPR-associated protein Csy1, with the protein MASQSLDRQAKLRAIVAAFLSDRLNAKLEKLADDEPTRDELRAQFVPAVWLDDSARRARQLQAVTHCYSYAMKVDDRAKKATSLFRPPHTLAAMSEVGTHALGADLETDVTGNAAALDVFALLKQRFEGNSLLGLAMASDVDLGAALSDDVVIASRWMEAFAGLATARGELRSHTLAKQLYWPVGADPHADDGFHLLAPLYPTSLVHRLYLRLQEHRFGDAAKAAREARKAGEWSDVRVHEYPNLAIQKLGGTKPQNISQLNSERRGNNYLLASFPPLWRVLPSKPLLGFESLFRVFQGRVEVRTLVRDLRRFLESDPSPTAATRTQRDALVEALLDELIQFTAQVRELEPGWSGDPLCELSAAQKAWLDPYGVEPHVQDVVHIIAHDFANWLNAQLRARLPVGDAEYLHWRKLSVEILEFISLEDADEHI; encoded by the coding sequence ATGGCTTCGCAATCTTTGGATCGGCAAGCAAAGCTTCGTGCAATTGTTGCGGCGTTTTTGAGCGATCGGTTGAACGCCAAACTAGAAAAGCTTGCCGATGACGAGCCGACGCGCGACGAGCTTCGTGCACAGTTCGTTCCGGCAGTGTGGCTCGATGATTCGGCGCGCCGTGCACGGCAGTTACAGGCGGTTACACATTGCTATAGCTATGCGATGAAGGTCGATGACCGGGCAAAGAAGGCGACGAGCCTGTTTCGCCCGCCTCATACCCTGGCTGCGATGAGTGAGGTTGGCACTCACGCGCTTGGCGCCGATTTGGAGACCGACGTAACGGGAAACGCTGCCGCCCTCGATGTGTTTGCGCTCTTGAAGCAACGCTTCGAAGGCAACAGCTTGCTCGGTCTAGCGATGGCCTCCGACGTAGACCTCGGCGCAGCGCTGAGCGATGACGTGGTGATTGCCAGTCGCTGGATGGAAGCATTCGCTGGGCTGGCAACCGCGCGTGGCGAGTTGCGCTCTCACACTCTCGCCAAACAGCTCTACTGGCCTGTTGGCGCTGACCCGCATGCCGACGACGGCTTTCACCTGTTGGCGCCGCTCTATCCAACGTCGTTGGTACATCGGCTCTACCTGCGCCTACAGGAGCATCGCTTCGGCGATGCAGCCAAGGCTGCTCGCGAAGCTCGTAAGGCAGGCGAATGGAGTGACGTGCGAGTTCATGAGTACCCGAACCTAGCCATTCAAAAGTTGGGGGGCACGAAGCCGCAGAACATCAGTCAGTTGAACAGTGAGCGCCGTGGCAACAATTACCTTCTGGCGTCTTTTCCACCGCTCTGGCGCGTGCTCCCTTCCAAGCCGTTGCTGGGCTTCGAATCGCTCTTCCGCGTCTTCCAAGGTCGCGTCGAAGTGCGAACACTCGTTCGGGACCTTCGACGTTTTCTCGAGAGCGATCCATCTCCTACGGCGGCGACCCGCACGCAGCGCGATGCGCTCGTCGAGGCGCTACTCGACGAGCTGATTCAGTTCACCGCACAAGTGCGAGAGCTCGAACCCGGGTGGTCAGGTGACCCGTTGTGCGAGCTATCGGCGGCACAAAAGGCGTGGCTGGATCCGTACGGCGTCGAGCCCCACGTTCAGGACGTAGTCCACATCATCGCACATGATTTCGCGAATTGGCTGAACGCTCAACTTCGGGCTCGCCTACCGGTCGGTGATGCCGAGTATCTGCATTGGCGAAAGCTGTCGGTTGAGATCCTTGAATTCATTTCGTTGGAGGATGCCGATGAACACATTTGA